A portion of the Cryptomeria japonica chromosome 5, Sugi_1.0, whole genome shotgun sequence genome contains these proteins:
- the LOC131876175 gene encoding LRR receptor-like serine/threonine-protein kinase SIK1 → MAALFLLLLLLSVFLISALPHSHHHHQQEELLLRFKAVVSKNDTSLPDWTPVHHFCNWSAITCHYNSQSVRAINLSLMSLDGTISPVLGNLYSLRSLDLSQNYLTGTIPPQLGQLPNLWLLSLYDNQLQGTIPPSLSACRSLYLLALSYNQLHGTIPPELSLLTSLKYLYLAVNSLTGTIPPSFENLSTLIDLDLEGNKINGPIPSSLGNLSALTYLNLGQNHLQGPIPPELGMLTNVVEFEFFENNLSGTIPSSLTNLSKFNRKDLSINQIRGNIPWEIGTRLPNLEYLSLWRNQLSGNIPSSLGNCSRLEVLLLNTNQLGGTVPLELGKLNLLTYLYLHTNQLVSDSSNSLAFLTALTNSSRLQEIYIGNNRFTGKLPPSIGQLSSNLNKLSVSGNMISGNIPQQIVNLTNLTFLDLAVNLFSGNIPCGIKRLHLLEVFYLPRNNLEGAIPSEIGQMQHLGLLSLHHNQLSGKIPDSLCHSQQLRRLFLHHNKLSGEIPVSLEGCQKLELLDLSYNKLGGRIPGEVIASL, encoded by the coding sequence ATGGCTGCTCTTTTCTTGTTACTTTTATTGCTTTCCGTATTTCTAATCTCTGCTCTTCCtcattctcatcatcatcatcaacaagaaGAATTGTTGTTGCGATTCAAAGCTGTCGTTTCGAAGAACGACACTTCTCTGCCCGACTGGACTCCCGTTCACCACTTCTGCAACTGGTCTGCCATCACCTGTCATTACAATTCTCAGTCTGTCCGTGCCATCAATTTAAGCCTAATGAGTTTAGATGGCACCATCTCTCCCGTGCTCGGGAATCTCTACTCTCTTCGATCTCTTGATCTTTCCCAAAAttacctcactggtacaattccaCCTCAACTCGGCCAACTCCCAAATCTATGGCTACTCTCGCTGTACGACAATCAATTACAAGGGACCATTCCACCCTCTCTTTCCGCTTGCCGCAGTTTGTATTTACTGGCACTCTCCTATAACCAACTGCATGGCACCATTCCGCCTGAGCTCAGTCTCCTCACAAGTTTGAAGTACCTCTACTTGGCCGTTAATAGCCTCACAGGTACCATTCCACCCTCTTTCGAAAATCTGTCCACCTTAATTGATTTAGATTTGGAAGGAAATAAGATCAATGGCCCCATCCCCAGTTCTTTAGGAAATCTGTCAGCCTTGACTTATTTGAACTTGGGACAAAACCATCTCCAAGGCCCCATTCCTCCTGAACTGGGAATGCTCACTAACGTAGTGgagtttgaattttttgaaaataaCCTATCAGGCACCATTCCTAGTTCTTTAACAAATCTTTCAAAGTTTAATCGAAAAGATTTATCTATAAACCAGATTCGAGGAAATATTCCATGGGAAATTGGAACCAGGCTCCCCAATTTGGAATACCTTAGTTTATGGAGAAACCAGCTTAGTGGAAACATCCCAAGCTCCTTGGGAAATTGTTCCCGTCTCGAAGTACTACTTTTAAATACAAACCAGCTCGGTGGAACGGTTCCATTGGAGCTGGGTAAGTTGAATCTTCTCACCTATCTTTACCTACACACCAATCAACTTGTTAGTGATAGCAGTAACAGTTTGGCCTTTCTCACTGCTCTCACAAATTCCTCCCGCTTGCAAGAAATATATATAGGAAATAATCGATTCACTGGTAAATTGCCTCCATCCATAGGCCAACTGTCTTCCAATCTCAATAAGCTGAGTGTATCAGGAAACATGATAAGCGGGAATATACCACAACAGATTGTCAATCTGACAAACTTAACCTTCTTAGATTTAGCCGTAAATCTTTTCAGCGGCAATATTCCTTGTGGTATTAAAAGACTGCATTTGTTGGAAGTATTTTATTTGCCTAGGAACAATTTAGAAGGAGCCATTCCAAGTGAGATAGGTCAAATGCAACATCTAGGACTAttatctcttcatcacaatcagtTATCTGGAAAAATACCAGATTCTCTTTGTCACTCCCAGCAATTGAGACGTCTCTTTCTCCACCACAACAAGTTATCAGGGGAGATCCCCGTTAGTTTGGAGGGATGTCAGAAGTTGGAGCTCCTCGACTTATCCTACAACAAACTAGGGGGCAGGATACCTGGTGAAGTCATTGCCAGCCTTTAA
- the LOC131074458 gene encoding putative leucine-rich repeat receptor-like serine/threonine-protein kinase At2g24130, translated as MAQAIDISGNQLSGVIPKSLGDCIALERLNLSNNTFVGPIPDSLCKLKNLQEMDLSFNNLSGKIAEGGLFPNRTVVILFMGNPGLCGPKNYSLPPCSNRTEEKHPLLKKIVLSVVGTIVFVLCLFILGILWRYRLSRQLVGPSIFIFRRLSYPKFSYQDLVLATSGFDESNLLGVGNFGSVYKGILRDGRIIAIKTLHLQNEEALKGFKRECKLLGRIRHRNVITIISAFFYPDLKGLVLEFACNGSLERHLHPDRDDDEGFYKLGLSECLSIAVDVAHGLEYLHHDCPLQIVHCDLKPSNVLLDANMTAIVTDFGISRLTTKNSMDSLSTTTFALKGSIGYIAPEYGLGGNASIRGDVYSYGILILEMVTRKRPSDDMFVGDMTLQKWVSSAFPNRLAEIVDSGLIVGENMEDNNYLISFIHVGLLCSSESPRERPSIRDVGNALESLKTSLVGGAAGSNFTATISELLENTNPTRTLASDSQSSSF; from the exons ATGGCTCAAGCCATAGATATCTCTGGAAATCAACTCAGTGGGGTCATTCCAAAATCTCTAGGAGACTGCATAGCATTAGAGCGTCTAAATCTGTCCAACAACACTTTTGTAGGTCCAATACCAGATTCACTCTGCAAATTAAAAAATCTCCAAGAAATGGATCTTTCTTTTAATAATTTGTCAGGGAAGATTGCAGAAGGAGGATTGTTTCCAAATAGAACTGTTGTAATATTGTTTATGGGAAACCCCGGCCTATGTGGCCCAAAAAATTATTCATTGCCTCCATGCTCAAATCGGACAGAGGAAAAACATCCCCTGCTTAAAAAAATAGTGTTATCAGTTGTTGGAACCATTGTATTTGTATTATGCTTGTTCATCTTAGGAATTCTATGGAGGTATAGACTTTCAAGGCAGCTAGTCGGTCCCTCAATCTTTATTTTTCGAAGGCTCAGCTATCCAAAATTTTCTTATCAAGATCTTGTGCTTGCAACATCTGGATTTGATGAGTCAAACTTGCTTGGAGTGGGTAACTTTGGATCTGTGTACAAAGGCATCTTGAGGGATGGTAGGATAATTGCCATCAAGACTCTTCATTTACAAAATGAAGAAGCTCTTAAGGGTTTTAAGAGAGAGTGCAAATTGTTAGGGAGGATTCGGCACCGTAACGTCATTACAATCATAAGTGCATTCTTCTACCCTGATTTGAAAGGTTTGGTTCTTGAATTTGCATGTAATGGGAGCTTGGAAAGACATTTGCATCCTGACAGGGATGATGATGAAGGCTTTTATAAATTGGGATTGAGTGAGTGTTTAAGCATTGCTGTAGATGTAGCCCATGGCTTGGAATATTTACATCATGATTGTCCTCTGCAAATTGTACACTGTGACTTAAAACCTAGCAATGTGCTCTTGGATGCCAACATGACAGCCATTGTCACTGATTTTGGTATTTCCCGTTTAACTACAAAAAATTCCATGGATTCACTCAGTACAACAACATTTGCACTTAAAGGATCTATTGGATATATTGCTCCAG AATATGGACTGGGTGGAAATGCCTCTATTAGGGGAGATGTTTATAGCTATGGAATTCTGATATTAGAGATGGTTACAAGGAAGAGGCCAAGTGATGACATGTTTGTGGGTGACATGACCTTGCAAAAGTGGGTGAGCTCAGCTTTCCCAAACAGACTAGCAGAAATTGTTGATAGCGGGCTGATAGTGGGTGAAAACATGGAAGACAATAATTATCTAATTTCTTTCATTCATGTTGGTTTGCTTTGTAGTAGTGAATCACCGAGAGAAAGACCTTCCATAAGAGATGTAGGCAATGCCTTGGAGAGCCTCAAGACATCTTTGGTGGGAGGTGCAGCTGGTTCCAATTTTACAGCCACCATATCAGAACTCCTGGAGAATACCAATCCCACAAGAACATTGGCATCTGACAGCCAAAGTTCCTCGTTTTAG